The stretch of DNA ACTAGAGTGGTAGGGTGAAGCGAACTACACCACCACACTGGCAGATGCTTCTTGCACCCAGATCCCACGAGAAGACTGCCTTCTCTGCTCTGTATGGGCTCTATCAATGCCAGGTCATGCCATGTGGCCCCCACAGAGCACCTGCAACCATTCAGGAGCTGATGGACCAGGTCCTCCAGCCACAGGCCCAATACGCTATGGTTTATTTGGATGACATGTTCATTTATTGCTGTGGCCAGGAGATCCACTTAAATAATGTGGTGGCCATCCTCAGGTACCTAGAAGACACTGGGTTGATGGCAAACAGAGCTAAGTGCAAAACAGGAAAGGAGAAAACCACCTACCTGGGATACATGTTGGGGAAGTGCTAGGTCCAGCCCCTTGCCTATCAAGTGCAGACCTTGAAAGCCTGACCTGCTTCCACCACAAAACTGCTACAACAGTTCCTGGGACTCTGGGGTCCTATCTCTGGTTTGTGCATGGATTctccaccacagcagcccccatcatGAGGCTAGGAAGGGCTGCTAGTCAGAAGCTTGTGAAATAGCCTTGCTGACACATGGATGGGTAGGAAATCAGTCTAACAGTCTTGATATCTCCTGCTATACATTAGCTGGAAGCTGAATCCCCAAGAGATGGCATACTCCATCACTGAGAAGGAAGGCCTGGTCATAGagtcacagaatatcagggttggaaggaatctcaggaggtcacctagtccaaccccctgctcaaagcaggaccaattcccaactaaatcatcccagccagggctttgtcaagcctgaccttaaaaacctctaaggaaggagattccaccacctctctaggtaacgcattccagtgcttcaccaccctcctagtgaaaaagtttttcctaatatctaacctaaacctcccccactgcaacttgagaccattactccttgttctgtcatctgctaccactgggaatggtctagatccatcctctttggaaccccccttcaggtagttgaaagcagctatcaaatcccccctcattcttctcttctgcagactaaataatcccagttccctcagcctctcctcataaatcatgtgctccagccccctaatcatttttgttgccctccgctggactctttccaatttttccacatccttcttgtaatgtggggcccaaaactggacacagtactccagatgaggcctcaccaatgcccaatagaggggaatgatcacgtccctcgatctgctgacaatgctcctactaatacagcccaaaatgccattagccttcttggcaacaaggtcacactgttgactcatatccagcttctcatccactgtaacccctaggtccttttctgcagaactgctgcctagccattcggcccctagtctgtagcggtgcatggattAAGAAATCTGTAGTAGTGCTGATGAAGTGGATTATAAATCTGGTGATGAAGTGGGCCATGGATATGCTCTGATATTATCTCTTGGAAACCCATTCACCCTGATCACAGATGACAACTTCCTGTGATGGCTAACCACCATGAAAGACAAGTACCTATCCAgctgtactcacttaaaataCAACATAAGGTGGGAAATGCCTGCCGAAACGCAGACTTATTCTCccaagggaggtggggagagctgatggTACCCTGGTACCATCCCGAAGGGGAGGGTGTGAGATAAGAGACATCCCACACTGGCCAGGAAAGGGTTAACGAACTGCTGTGGGCTACCTCAGTCCCACCCCACGACCCCTGCAGCAGGTGTCAGGCTTGGAGGGAGGGGTTAAAAGGGAAGAGCACAGTTCATTTAGGGCTGGCTAGGACGGAGAACAgatccccagcccccactctgtgTGAGGGGCCTGGCTGGAGTCAGGAACTTCTTGAGAGCCTGCTGCCTGTCAGAGCTTCTCTGAGGGGAGGTAGGCCTGATGTGGGACTACTCTTTGCTACCAGTGCCTTGCTTGCTGCTGTGGGGTAAGACTGTGGCAGGTGGTGCCCTGTGTGAACAGGGTGGCAGCCAAATGAACCTGTTCTTGTTCCTTTACACCTGGCCAAGTTTACACTAGTGATTTTCCCTGAGCCCATCTGAGACCCAGGTCACAGGATCTTTCTACCACAAGGGTAAAGAtggtttggaaaaaaacaaaaaaattggtttgtgccctttttgcttctttatgatctACGAAGGCAGCCAGAAAGGATTTTTCAAGCACAATGGAAGACCTTGTTTCTCACCTTAGAAACATCAGGACTATCAACTCACTTTCCTTTGTTGCTGGAGAGGATCTTGAAGATTGAGAGAACTGAAGTGGGAGCTTCCTTATCCTTAAACTGAAAAGGCAGAGTGTTGCAAACTAACAAGGAGAACTTTTCTCCTAAATGTCTGTGAGGCCACCTTCAACACGTGGGATTTAGTGAGGAAATGTTGAGGAAGGAGAAGGTGGCGGTATAGGATTCTTATTATTAAAATCCTGCTTTCTGAAAGTTGTTAAATGCTTTTTAAGCTTTCTTGAAATATGTGAGGAAGAGAGTTTAACAATTTGCAGGTCAATTCTGTAGATGGACAGATTTTAGTTCTCTCCTCAAAGGGAAGAAATGATCAATGAGCACAGCAGCTAGCAACAATTCTCCATGGGGGAAGGGTGAGGAATAGAATTCCTAGGCTTGCAGCAAACGATCAGTTCCCTATTTGTATGAGCCACTGTAAGTCTGGTCATACTGTACAAAGAGCCAGTCAGAACAATTAATGTGCCATGGAGTATTTTTTAACCACATGCGCACATCATAGCATAGAACGGGCTCTGACGAATCTCAATGAAAGACTGTTTCAATGCATCCTATTGTAGAAATTGCAATTCTAGTTCCAGTGAACATCTGCTTAATGTAAGGCtgtttgttgggggaggggagagaaatggcTGCTCTTTAAAAAACGTTGCTCATTACAGATGAACAAGCAGAAACTAAAATGCACGATCTTCAGTACAGAGGTAAAGTATTTAAATGAGAAACCTTGAATAATCCATATTTGTTACCAGCAGAACATAGTGTATGTCAAGTAAAATGTAAACACGGATTTTTGTTCTCCGTTCACAAAATGACACACACGCGAGTTATCAGAAAAGGTGTTATATTTGGTTTCCACGTTACTGAAAACTGATTTTGGTTTCGATCAATCAAATCTGAATGCCTGCGTTAAGGTTTCAATTTCCCTCCATAACAGTAATGATCGAGATGACCATAAGTAAAGGAAAGCTAGAGGGGAACCCAAGCACACTTCATATATAGATTGAGTCCTGCCCTCTTCCACAGGAACGCTCCAGGGAATGTTAGtttcagctgtttgttttttttttcccttccctttatactaACAAAAACTCTACTGTTTATTAAAGCAAAGCTACAGTAAATTTTCTTGCAGTCTTACAGCAGGTTTCATGTTACCAGTAGGACATGCATGAATGTATTGCAGTCACACACACAACGCTCAGACATTATACAGTAGCCAGTtgccaccttaaaaaaaaaaaaagaaaaaaccctagACATTCATTTCTTTTAAGTGGTCAGCGTTAGAATCGCACCAAacttttggattaaaaaaaaaaagaatactgcACAGGTCTCCGCTGTAAGTAATCCTTTTGCAACAGACGGAGGTTTTTCTCCATTTGTTCAACATGCATCACTGAAACTTGAAGGCACACTGGCCAAAGACAGCCCTGGTTTTTGTTTTATCATCTTAGCTAAAGTGCTGCCCTAAgggtacaaaaataaaatgaaaaataaaaaaaaggccAAACCTTTTGCAGCACACAAGCTGAATGTCATGTAGAGACCACAGTACTTGGAAAGGCAGCCCAGCTGCCTGGATTCTAACTCATAGCTGTGCTCTGAGAGGCATTGATTAAAGGAATatatttgcctttaaaaaaaaaaaaaaaagagtatgtaAAGGCAAACTCTGCGACCCTTTTTGTAACTTGCATGCTATAGACTAATATTCTGTCTGGAAGAAACTGGTCCTTCAGTTACCAGCATCAAGTGGGGAATCTCCTACACCACTACCTGTTGCTGAAGCACCAAAGATTACAGCACTGTTCTGATTTAGTGATTTATTGTTTGGGAGAAAACTTGGATTATCTCTACTCCCTCAAGAGCACTAATCAAACCAGAACTCTTGGGCTGCTGACTGCCAGTGCTATCAGAAGCTGTGTGCTTCTGGGAAGACACCTGGAGGGTGGAGCCATACTGTATTTCTTATCCTCACAGGGTTAGACTTGCTGAGCTTTATGACTTGCAAGATAAAGCAGGTTTTGGAAAACTAAAACCAACCAAACAGTAATAATCCACCACCAAAATCATCATTAGGAAAGTTCCATTTTACCAAGGTCTCGTTTTGAAACTGAAGTCCCTACTACGTGTAGGCGGAGGGATgcgattttaaaaaaacaggagcaGTTGCCCACCCTCCCAAGCAGTGCTTTTGGGGATATTCCCAAAATTACAtcgggggggggaaaaaagcttgcATGACCTTTTTTAAAGTTGTTCTTACTCCTTTTATAGACTCTCCCTTATGACTCAGCCACTTTAGCTGGGAGGGTGATTGGTATGAGAGTTTGGAGAGTCCTGCTCATTTATGGTGTTCAGGAGGACACACACCGGCTGCTGAGGCAGATGGTGGTGGTTATGTTCACGGTGCTGCTCCTCGGAGGCACTGAAAAGCCCTTCTTCCTCATCCCCATGGAGGCGGCCACTGCAGCTGTCACAGAAGTCCAGAGGCCCATCCAAAGTATCGTCAATGAGCCCATCAAGCTCCTTGAGGTCATCGTCATGGTGGCCCCGGTTGCAGACGCAGACTTCAATTCCCGAGTCGCCAGTGAAACGGCGGTGTCTGCTGGGTGTCTTGTCCTTGGCATCGGGAATAGCCCTGTTATGGTCGAAGCTTTCACAGCTGTAATCTTTAAGCAGTTCCTCCTTGCTCTCGGAATCCTTATCCGGGAAGGACACAGGATCGGCCATCTCCTCCAACTCAGGGCCGGTGCTGGAGCTGCCTGGCTCGGTACCCTGCATTTTGGTGACAGTTCGTTCAGCCAGTGTCATGGAGGATTCAGGGTCCCGGACACGGAGGGACCCAGTGCTGTCAGTGCTGCTGTTAGTGCCACCTGGCGGTGGAGGAGAGCTTGTCTGTGCGGGCTGGAGGTTTCTTGGAGTATCCGGGACTGTGCTGTTGCCACCCCCTGGGACGCACTGCTGATGTAAGGCACtatatggtgggggaggggttggaggtCGGTTCACCACTTCCTCATAGGGAGGCAGTAAATAATTTGGCAAAAATCCTAAAATCGGGAGGTAGAAGTTATTTCATGTGCAATTTCATGAAATTTGTTATTTAAAATAGATCAATGTCATTCACGTAATTTATGATACTTTGCCCATCTCTAGCAGCTTctaaaccagcggttctcaaactgtggagtGGACCTAcaggggtcaccagggctggtttagacttgctggggcccggggccaaagccccaccacccagagccaAATCCCGAGGGTTTtagcctgggtggcagggctcaggttacaggccctgctgcctgggactgaagcccttgggcttttgCTTTGGCCCCTCAGCCTGGGGCAGTGTGGCTGGGTTTTgcccccctcttctccctcagGATGGTGGGGATCAGGCGagttcaggctttggtcccccctcctggggttgtgtagtaatttttgttgtcagaaagcggtcgtggtgcaatgaagtttgagaacccctggattctAAACCAAGCAACAATGAGTTAGCATCATCCCCTACGTGAGGAGGTAATCATCACATTTTAgagaatgggaaactgaggcacagagagaacgTGACTAGATCAAGGTCAGAGGGAGTCCGTACAGAGCTGGGAGTAAAATCcagatctcttgactcccagtcccatgcttTACCGATTAGACCACCCTGAACAGTGCACTATAAATTACAGCAGAGAATAATCCTGTATTGGTTGCAAGAAACCGACTAGGTGACTTCACAGATTGCTAGGCTGGGGTTCTCTAATCACTGGTGTttacatttccaaaaaaaaaaaaaaaaaaatcaaagatttcACCCCCCTGAAGCTTTTTGCATATGTAAGAGGAGGCAGCAACTAGAGTAAAATTAAGAGACTTGGCCCCTATGTTGTTTTAATATTGGATTCAGTATTTCTGGTGTGGCCAGAGTGAAACCCTATCACCACGAGTGGCGAGGGGAACACTATATTTGTGCTTATAATGGACCCACAAATCAATTAAAGGTTTTCCTAAGGAGACAAAACAGGCTGAAGTGGACTGAATTAAGCAACTGATCAAAACACTCTTTAAACAGTATAACTTCAAGGGAAATGTCCTTATATCATAATGCATCAGGGCAACTGcattctctcctctttctgcCAATATAGCTCCCACAGATGCAGTAACAATGAATCTGTTAACTCACTGGAAATCTAGCATGGTCTAGTAGGCAGAGTATAGGATTGGGAACCAGGAGGGTCACAGCTGAGTCATCATTCCCACCTGGCCCCTGAGTGACCAATCTCTGTCAAGCCACTTTCTTTACCTCAGTCAAACCAGCTGCAAAAATAGGTTACATAGCAGGCGTATCAAAGAAAGATTGCTCCAAGCTCTCCTGAATACGGTCTTTTAAAAACCTCTCCATGGCTCCAGGAAAAGGTACAGATAACCCAGGAGCAGAAAAATGACAGGGATAAAGGCCCTGTTGCTGGCACAGTTCTGCTTCCAGAGTCAGCAGGGCCACATGTTCCAGGCAGCTAAAATTTACCTCCTTCTCTCCACAAACCACAAGttaggcagcagcagcccccaacCTCTCCCTCTGACCCAGcagcttctcccctcctccacccgaCATGGCGAATTCTTTGGTCTTTACTCTTTCAAAAGCCAGCCTGCTCCCTGTTGCATCTAGGAAGATCTGTAGGAAGTACATACGGAAATAAAATGGCAGAGCTGAGTAGTTATGGGCTTCCCGGTAAGCAATCAGGTTAATCTCGTGTTGCCGCTGCTGTGCCTGGAGGCGGTGTTTGGCACGCCGATGATGGCAAACGCAACAGCAGCTAAGTATGATGATGACAGTCCACACCAGCCAGAACCCTGGGAACAAACAGGGAGGGAAGAACTGGTTATTCACAGTGCAATTCATTTCCGTGGGGGGAGAAATGCGAATTACACACAAGATGCAGTGGAAAAGATTATGGGATAATATTTAAAGCAACGAGGTGCAAACCTAAAGCTGCAACGTCTGCAGATGTTCTATATGTTACACTTTTGTTCAAAAATATACAGGTTACAACCAGGCTCCACAGCGGTATATTGACCCTAAcaacaaactgggcaattttatACGTGCTTCAGCACTCGAAAGAGCAGAGTTCTGGGAGAGATCACGAACATGCTGGGGACACAGCTCCAAGCTGTCCAGGCACCATGCTTCCTGTCAAACATCTCACCCATCATAAATGTTTGTTCTAGGCAAAAAATATGGTTCCATATAGAGCTGATGATGGCAAAACAGATGACTCTAGACCAGAAGGATACTTCAGCTTCAAATGATAGA from Eretmochelys imbricata isolate rEreImb1 chromosome 7, rEreImb1.hap1, whole genome shotgun sequence encodes:
- the WBP1L gene encoding WW domain binding protein 1-like isoform X4, translating into MEVDKQTCLGVNNQSYICETGHCCGQSQCCNYYYELWWFWLVWTVIIILSCCCVCHHRRAKHRLQAQQRQHEINLIAYREAHNYSALPFYFRFLPNYLLPPYEEVVNRPPTPPPPYSALHQQCVPGGGNSTVPDTPRNLQPAQTSSPPPPGGTNSSTDSTGSLRVRDPESSMTLAERTVTKMQGTEPGSSSTGPELEEMADPVSFPDKDSESKEELLKDYSCESFDHNRAIPDAKDKTPSRHRRFTGDSGIEVCVCNRGHHDDDLKELDGLIDDTLDGPLDFCDSCSGRLHGDEEEGLFSASEEQHREHNHHHLPQQPVCVLLNTINEQDSPNSHTNHPPS
- the WBP1L gene encoding WW domain binding protein 1-like isoform X5, producing MDKQTCLGVNNQSYICETGHCCGQSQCCNYYYELWWFWLVWTVIIILSCCCVCHHRRAKHRLQAQQRQHEINLIAYREAHNYSALPFYFRFLPNYLLPPYEEVVNRPPTPPPPYSALHQQCVPGGGNSTVPDTPRNLQPAQTSSPPPPGGTNSSTDSTGSLRVRDPESSMTLAERTVTKMQGTEPGSSSTGPELEEMADPVSFPDKDSESKEELLKDYSCESFDHNRAIPDAKDKTPSRHRRFTGDSGIEVCVCNRGHHDDDLKELDGLIDDTLDGPLDFCDSCSGRLHGDEEEGLFSASEEQHREHNHHHLPQQPVCVLLNTINEQDSPNSHTNHPPS
- the WBP1L gene encoding WW domain binding protein 1-like isoform X1, with the translated sequence MERRLLGAMALLLFQVLPEGLPASVEPAQDKQTCLGVNNQSYICETGHCCGQSQCCNYYYELWWFWLVWTVIIILSCCCVCHHRRAKHRLQAQQRQHEINLIAYREAHNYSALPFYFRFLPNYLLPPYEEVVNRPPTPPPPYSALHQQCVPGGGNSTVPDTPRNLQPAQTSSPPPPGGTNSSTDSTGSLRVRDPESSMTLAERTVTKMQGTEPGSSSTGPELEEMADPVSFPDKDSESKEELLKDYSCESFDHNRAIPDAKDKTPSRHRRFTGDSGIEVCVCNRGHHDDDLKELDGLIDDTLDGPLDFCDSCSGRLHGDEEEGLFSASEEQHREHNHHHLPQQPVCVLLNTINEQDSPNSHTNHPPS
- the WBP1L gene encoding WW domain binding protein 1-like isoform X3, coding for MPFLLGLRQDKQTCLGVNNQSYICETGHCCGQSQCCNYYYELWWFWLVWTVIIILSCCCVCHHRRAKHRLQAQQRQHEINLIAYREAHNYSALPFYFRFLPNYLLPPYEEVVNRPPTPPPPYSALHQQCVPGGGNSTVPDTPRNLQPAQTSSPPPPGGTNSSTDSTGSLRVRDPESSMTLAERTVTKMQGTEPGSSSTGPELEEMADPVSFPDKDSESKEELLKDYSCESFDHNRAIPDAKDKTPSRHRRFTGDSGIEVCVCNRGHHDDDLKELDGLIDDTLDGPLDFCDSCSGRLHGDEEEGLFSASEEQHREHNHHHLPQQPVCVLLNTINEQDSPNSHTNHPPS
- the WBP1L gene encoding WW domain binding protein 1-like isoform X2 — protein: MFSHFPRREDKQTCLGVNNQSYICETGHCCGQSQCCNYYYELWWFWLVWTVIIILSCCCVCHHRRAKHRLQAQQRQHEINLIAYREAHNYSALPFYFRFLPNYLLPPYEEVVNRPPTPPPPYSALHQQCVPGGGNSTVPDTPRNLQPAQTSSPPPPGGTNSSTDSTGSLRVRDPESSMTLAERTVTKMQGTEPGSSSTGPELEEMADPVSFPDKDSESKEELLKDYSCESFDHNRAIPDAKDKTPSRHRRFTGDSGIEVCVCNRGHHDDDLKELDGLIDDTLDGPLDFCDSCSGRLHGDEEEGLFSASEEQHREHNHHHLPQQPVCVLLNTINEQDSPNSHTNHPPS